A portion of the Carya illinoinensis cultivar Pawnee chromosome 11, C.illinoinensisPawnee_v1, whole genome shotgun sequence genome contains these proteins:
- the LOC122281040 gene encoding HEAT repeat-containing protein 6 isoform X5, which yields MASSSSSSAAVRSWRTAFLTLRDETLTSPRTATAVGATSSSSIPQLLQHFVFSHSHSLVSAAPELPPHEVASDVFFLLELVANSCLGPQDMTATLSHTSQLIRDLCHRVYFEINSSSWTLMFDSFATMLDYLLDKAAPIATADSSADAAVITPIMDCLETIRRLIIVHHKKSSPPDDTQLVKFLLRVIESSHAEFIKSFRSITNQRFAAEIGRRLPRYSSLWELQTLAFAMLGETVSRYGPSIPVDVWRSLIEILRKVMDFLASKSLLVEDSVMSRFYSSLLHCLHLVLMDPKYPLSDHVASFVAALRMFFTYGLNSRTQLTYPDVGHQQKDLHILNKTSLEEPKRVEPGPYRPPHLRKKEISNMKPKKSWNPQSSSDCESSLVDFMSSDSDYSDSDGFVQDTETVRKAKVRVAAIVCIQVSSQHHFLKKVAAIVCIQDLCQADSKSFTTQWTLLLPTSDVLQPRKFEATLMTCLMYDPYLKARIASASALAVILDGPSSIFLQVAEYKGSSKFGSFTALSSSLGQILMQLHTGILHLIQRETHSRLLASLFKILTLLVASTPYSRMPGELLPTVITSLQARINEGFSFKNYQTGLLAAAVGCLTAALSTSPSLDVREMLLKETSTGFPETEKKSSVLFTLLQYSEQLTSPNICFESLQALKAVSHNYPNTMFAFWERVSTIVYGILMVATPEFPSRPWKGHTGDPVGFIGEKVITAAVKLLDECLRALSGFKGTEDLSDDKLTPFTSDCIRMKKVSSAPSYELDSKEFNNNEPKACHSGIEQWSEAIEKHLPLILRHTSAMVRGASVTCFAGITSHVFFSLVKEKQDFILSSLINASICDEVPSVRSAACRAIGVIACFPQVSQSAEIRDKFIRAVEINTRDPLVSVRITASWALANICDSIHSSIDDLPSQQSKESNVDSPSIASLTECALRLTKDGDKIKSNAVRALGNLSRFVNYTCLSGSHDKPMDRMRLSINTNSNEESTSSNDMKGSHGNASNSFRPGSMGDLCWLDRMVQAFISCVTTGNVKVQWNVCHALSNLFLNETLRLQDMDCKCGISYRETST from the exons ATGGCGTCATCGTCTTCGTCGTCGGCAGCGGTCAGGTCATGGAGGACTGCGTTTCTGACACTGAGGGACGAAACCCTAACAAGTCCTCGTACCGCCACTGCAGTCGGCGccacctcttcctcttccattCCCCAACTACTTCAGCATTTTGTCTTCTCCCATTCTCATTCTCTCGTCTCTGCCGCCCCGGAACTTCCTCCTCACGAG GTTGCATCCGACGTATTTTTCCTGCTGGAATTGGTTGCCAATAGTTGTCTCGGCCCGCAAGATATGACCGCTACGTTGTCTCATACGTCACAATTG ATTCGTGATTTATGTCATCGTGTTTACTTTGAGATAAATTCATCTTCTTGGACCCTCATGTTCGACTCTTTTGCAACGATGCTTGATTATCTTCTTGACAAAGCTGCTCCTATAGCTACCGCTGATTCTTCCGCTGATGCTGCTGTAATTACACCTATCATGGACTGCTTGGAGACCATAAG ACGTCTTATCATTGTTCATCATAAAAAAAGTTCACCACCTGACGATACCCAACTGGTGAAATTCCTTCTCCGTGTCATTGAGAGCTCTCATGCAGAGTTCATTAAGTCATTTCGTTCAATCACAAACCAAAGATTTGCTGCTGAAATAGGAAGGAGATTACCCAGATACAGCAGTTTATGGGAGCTCCAGACTCTCGCCTTTGCTATGCTTGGTGAAACTGTCTCAAGATATGGGCCATCCATTCCAGTTGATGTCTGGAGATCATTGATTGAG ATTCTTAGGAAAGTGATGGATTTCTTGGCATCTAAGAGCTTGCTTGTGGAAGACAGTGTCATGTCCAG GTTTTATTCATCTCTCCTACATTGTCTGCATTTGGTTCTTATGGATCCTAAATATCCCCTTTCTGACCAT gtGGCAAGTTTTGTAGCAGCATTAAGAATGTTCTTCACCTATGGTCTTAATAGTAGAACACAACTTACATATCCAGATGTTGGTCATCAGCAGAAGGACCTCCATATATTGAATAAGACAAGTTTGGAAGAACCTAAAAGAGTAGAACCTGGTCCGTATAGGCCTCCACACTTGCGCAAAAAGGAAATTTCAAATATGAAGCCGAAGAAATCTTGGAATCCTCAAAGTTCATCAGATTGTGAATCTTCTTTGGTTGATTTCATGTCATCGGATTCAGATTACAGTGACAGTGACGGATTTGTTCAAGACACTGAGACTGTTCGGAAAGCCAAGGTCAGAGTAGCTGCAATTGTTTGCATTCAGGTGAGCTCAcaacatcattttttaaaaaaagtagctGCGATTGTTTGCATTCAG GATCTCTGTCAAGCTGATTCCAAATCATTTACTACCCAGTGGACACTGCTTTTGCCAACCAGCGATGTACTACAACCGAG GAAGTTTGAAGCAACTTTGATGACTTGCTTGATGTACGATCCTTATTTAAAG GCTCGGATTGCTTCTGCCTCAGCTCTGGCAGTCATTTTGGACGGGCcttcttccatttttcttcagGTAGCAGAATACAAAGGATCTTCTAAGTTTGGATCTTTTACTGCACTTTCAAGTTCCCTTGGACAGATACTAATGCAACTACATACAG GGATTCTGCACTTAATCCAGCGGGAAACTCATAGTAGATTGCTGGCCTCCTTATTCAAGATTCTCACGCTTTTAGTAGCATCCACACC ATATTCGAGAATGCCGGGAGAGTTGTTGCCAACAGTTATTACTTCTCTACAAGCAAGGATCAATGAagggttttctttcaaaaattatcagACTGGTCTTCTG GCTGCTGCTGTTGGTTGCTTGACAGCAGCTCTGTCTACTTCACCTTCCTTAGATGTCAGAGAAATGCTTTTAAAAGAGACATCCACAG GTTTCCCGGAGACTGAAAAGAAGTCAAGTGTTCTTTTTACATTATTACAGTACTCAGAACAACTAACCAGCCCAAATATATGCTTCGAATCTCTCCAG GCACTTAAAGCTGTATCACACAATTACCCAAACACTATGTTTGCATTTTGGGAACGAGTTTCTACCATTGTTTATGGCATATTGATGGTAGCAACTCCTGAATTTCCTTCAAGGCCATGGAAGGGTCACACTGGAGACCCTGTTGGGTTTATTGGGGAAAAAGTCATTACAGCTGCTGTCAAG CTTTTGGATGAATGTCTTCGTGCATTATCTGGATTTAAAGGAACTGAAGATCTCTCAGATGATAAACTTACCCCATTTACTTCTGACTGCATAAGGATGAAGAAGGTTTCATCAGCCCCATCTTACGAACTAGATAGCAAAGAATTTAACAACAACGAACCCAAAGCATGTCACTCGGGAATTGAGCAGTGGTCTGAGGCAATTGAGAAGCATCTGCCTTTAATTTTGCGGCATACTTCTGCAATG GTGAGAGGTGCATCAGTTACATGTTTTGCCGGTATAACTTCCCATGTGTTCTTCTCTCTTGTGAAGGAAAAACAagatttcattctctcttcatTA ATTAATGCTTCTATATGTGATGAGGTGCCATCAGTTAGGTCTGCTGCCTGTCGAGCCATTGGTGTCATCGCATGTTTTCCTCAAGTTTCCCAGAG TGCAGAGATCCGTGACAAATTTATCCGAGCTGTTGAGATTAATACTCGTGATCCCTTAGTCTcg GTAAGGATAACAGCCTCTTGGGCTTTGGCCAACATATGTGATTCAATCCATTCATCAATAGATGATCTTCCATCACAGCAGTCTAAAG AATCAAATGTGGACTCTCCATCAATTGCATCATTAACTGAGTGTGCTTTGCGTCTAACAAAGGATGGAGACAAG ATAAAATCAAATGCTGTGAGGGCTCTTGGGAATCTCTCAAGATTTGTTAACTATACATGCTTATCTGGTTCTCATGATAAGCCAATGGATCGCATGCGGTTATCTATAAATACTAACAGTAATGAGGAGTCCACATCAAGCAATGATATGAAAGGCAGCCATGGAAATGCATCAAATTCATTTCGTCCAGGTTCTATGGGAGATTTATGCTGGCTTGATAGAATGGTCCAAGCTTTTATCTCTTGTGTCACAACTGGGAATGTTAAG GTTCAGTGGAATGTTTGTCATGCATTGAGCAACCTATTTCTAAATGAGACATTAAGACTGCAAGACATGGATTG CAAGTGTGGCATTTCGTATCGAGAAACTTCAACGTGA
- the LOC122281040 gene encoding HEAT repeat-containing protein 6 isoform X4, giving the protein MASSSSSSAAVRSWRTAFLTLRDETLTSPRTATAVGATSSSSIPQLLQHFVFSHSHSLVSAAPELPPHEVASDVFFLLELVANSCLGPQDMTATLSHTSQLIRDLCHRVYFEINSSSWTLMFDSFATMLDYLLDKAAPIATADSSADAAVITPIMDCLETIRRLIIVHHKKSSPPDDTQLVKFLLRVIESSHAEFIKSFRSITNQRFAAEIGRRLPRYSSLWELQTLAFAMLGETVSRYGPSIPVDVWRSLIEILRKVMDFLASKSLLVEDSVMSRFYSSLLHCLHLVLMDPKYPLSDHVASFVAALRMFFTYGLNSRTQLTYPDVGHQQKDLHILNKTSLEEPKRVEPGPYRPPHLRKKEISNMKPKKSWNPQSSSDCESSLVDFMSSDSDYSDSDGFVQDTETVRKAKVRVAAIVCIQVSSQHHFLKKVAAIVCIQDLCQADSKSFTTQWTLLLPTSDVLQPRKFEATLMTCLMYDPYLKARIASASALAVILDGPSSIFLQVAEYKGSSKFGSFTALSSSLGQILMQLHTGILHLIQRETHSRLLASLFKILTLLVASTPYSRMPGELLPTVITSLQARINEGFSFKNYQTGLLAAAVGCLTAALSTSPSLDVREMLLKETSTGFPETEKKSSVLFTLLQYSEQLTSPNICFESLQALKAVSHNYPNTMFAFWERVSTIVYGILMVATPEFPSRPWKGHTGDPVGFIGEKVITAAVKLLDECLRALSGFKGTEDLSDDKLTPFTSDCIRMKKVSSAPSYELDSKEFNNNEPKACHSGIEQWSEAIEKHLPLILRHTSAMVRGASVTCFAGITSHVFFSLVKEKQDFILSSLINASICDEVPSVRSAACRAIGVIACFPQVSQSAEIRDKFIRAVEINTRDPLVSVRITASWALANICDSIHSSIDDLPSQQSKESNVDSPSIASLTECALRLTKDGDKIKSNAVRALGNLSRFVNYTCLSGSHDKPMDRMRLSINTNSNEESTSSNDMKGSHGNASNSFRPGSMGDLCWLDRMVQAFISCVTTGNVKVQWNVCHALSNLFLNETLRLQDMDWAPSVFSILLLLLRDSSNFKIRIQAAAALAVPASIHDYGKSFPDVIQGVEHIIENLGSDQISAPSSFKYRVVLEKQLTSTMLHVLTLASSTDHEPLKDFLVKLHFLRSG; this is encoded by the exons ATGGCGTCATCGTCTTCGTCGTCGGCAGCGGTCAGGTCATGGAGGACTGCGTTTCTGACACTGAGGGACGAAACCCTAACAAGTCCTCGTACCGCCACTGCAGTCGGCGccacctcttcctcttccattCCCCAACTACTTCAGCATTTTGTCTTCTCCCATTCTCATTCTCTCGTCTCTGCCGCCCCGGAACTTCCTCCTCACGAG GTTGCATCCGACGTATTTTTCCTGCTGGAATTGGTTGCCAATAGTTGTCTCGGCCCGCAAGATATGACCGCTACGTTGTCTCATACGTCACAATTG ATTCGTGATTTATGTCATCGTGTTTACTTTGAGATAAATTCATCTTCTTGGACCCTCATGTTCGACTCTTTTGCAACGATGCTTGATTATCTTCTTGACAAAGCTGCTCCTATAGCTACCGCTGATTCTTCCGCTGATGCTGCTGTAATTACACCTATCATGGACTGCTTGGAGACCATAAG ACGTCTTATCATTGTTCATCATAAAAAAAGTTCACCACCTGACGATACCCAACTGGTGAAATTCCTTCTCCGTGTCATTGAGAGCTCTCATGCAGAGTTCATTAAGTCATTTCGTTCAATCACAAACCAAAGATTTGCTGCTGAAATAGGAAGGAGATTACCCAGATACAGCAGTTTATGGGAGCTCCAGACTCTCGCCTTTGCTATGCTTGGTGAAACTGTCTCAAGATATGGGCCATCCATTCCAGTTGATGTCTGGAGATCATTGATTGAG ATTCTTAGGAAAGTGATGGATTTCTTGGCATCTAAGAGCTTGCTTGTGGAAGACAGTGTCATGTCCAG GTTTTATTCATCTCTCCTACATTGTCTGCATTTGGTTCTTATGGATCCTAAATATCCCCTTTCTGACCAT gtGGCAAGTTTTGTAGCAGCATTAAGAATGTTCTTCACCTATGGTCTTAATAGTAGAACACAACTTACATATCCAGATGTTGGTCATCAGCAGAAGGACCTCCATATATTGAATAAGACAAGTTTGGAAGAACCTAAAAGAGTAGAACCTGGTCCGTATAGGCCTCCACACTTGCGCAAAAAGGAAATTTCAAATATGAAGCCGAAGAAATCTTGGAATCCTCAAAGTTCATCAGATTGTGAATCTTCTTTGGTTGATTTCATGTCATCGGATTCAGATTACAGTGACAGTGACGGATTTGTTCAAGACACTGAGACTGTTCGGAAAGCCAAGGTCAGAGTAGCTGCAATTGTTTGCATTCAGGTGAGCTCAcaacatcattttttaaaaaaagtagctGCGATTGTTTGCATTCAG GATCTCTGTCAAGCTGATTCCAAATCATTTACTACCCAGTGGACACTGCTTTTGCCAACCAGCGATGTACTACAACCGAG GAAGTTTGAAGCAACTTTGATGACTTGCTTGATGTACGATCCTTATTTAAAG GCTCGGATTGCTTCTGCCTCAGCTCTGGCAGTCATTTTGGACGGGCcttcttccatttttcttcagGTAGCAGAATACAAAGGATCTTCTAAGTTTGGATCTTTTACTGCACTTTCAAGTTCCCTTGGACAGATACTAATGCAACTACATACAG GGATTCTGCACTTAATCCAGCGGGAAACTCATAGTAGATTGCTGGCCTCCTTATTCAAGATTCTCACGCTTTTAGTAGCATCCACACC ATATTCGAGAATGCCGGGAGAGTTGTTGCCAACAGTTATTACTTCTCTACAAGCAAGGATCAATGAagggttttctttcaaaaattatcagACTGGTCTTCTG GCTGCTGCTGTTGGTTGCTTGACAGCAGCTCTGTCTACTTCACCTTCCTTAGATGTCAGAGAAATGCTTTTAAAAGAGACATCCACAG GTTTCCCGGAGACTGAAAAGAAGTCAAGTGTTCTTTTTACATTATTACAGTACTCAGAACAACTAACCAGCCCAAATATATGCTTCGAATCTCTCCAG GCACTTAAAGCTGTATCACACAATTACCCAAACACTATGTTTGCATTTTGGGAACGAGTTTCTACCATTGTTTATGGCATATTGATGGTAGCAACTCCTGAATTTCCTTCAAGGCCATGGAAGGGTCACACTGGAGACCCTGTTGGGTTTATTGGGGAAAAAGTCATTACAGCTGCTGTCAAG CTTTTGGATGAATGTCTTCGTGCATTATCTGGATTTAAAGGAACTGAAGATCTCTCAGATGATAAACTTACCCCATTTACTTCTGACTGCATAAGGATGAAGAAGGTTTCATCAGCCCCATCTTACGAACTAGATAGCAAAGAATTTAACAACAACGAACCCAAAGCATGTCACTCGGGAATTGAGCAGTGGTCTGAGGCAATTGAGAAGCATCTGCCTTTAATTTTGCGGCATACTTCTGCAATG GTGAGAGGTGCATCAGTTACATGTTTTGCCGGTATAACTTCCCATGTGTTCTTCTCTCTTGTGAAGGAAAAACAagatttcattctctcttcatTA ATTAATGCTTCTATATGTGATGAGGTGCCATCAGTTAGGTCTGCTGCCTGTCGAGCCATTGGTGTCATCGCATGTTTTCCTCAAGTTTCCCAGAG TGCAGAGATCCGTGACAAATTTATCCGAGCTGTTGAGATTAATACTCGTGATCCCTTAGTCTcg GTAAGGATAACAGCCTCTTGGGCTTTGGCCAACATATGTGATTCAATCCATTCATCAATAGATGATCTTCCATCACAGCAGTCTAAAG AATCAAATGTGGACTCTCCATCAATTGCATCATTAACTGAGTGTGCTTTGCGTCTAACAAAGGATGGAGACAAG ATAAAATCAAATGCTGTGAGGGCTCTTGGGAATCTCTCAAGATTTGTTAACTATACATGCTTATCTGGTTCTCATGATAAGCCAATGGATCGCATGCGGTTATCTATAAATACTAACAGTAATGAGGAGTCCACATCAAGCAATGATATGAAAGGCAGCCATGGAAATGCATCAAATTCATTTCGTCCAGGTTCTATGGGAGATTTATGCTGGCTTGATAGAATGGTCCAAGCTTTTATCTCTTGTGTCACAACTGGGAATGTTAAG GTTCAGTGGAATGTTTGTCATGCATTGAGCAACCTATTTCTAAATGAGACATTAAGACTGCAAGACATGGATTG